The following coding sequences are from one Lolium rigidum isolate FL_2022 chromosome 6, APGP_CSIRO_Lrig_0.1, whole genome shotgun sequence window:
- the LOC124661828 gene encoding protein LNK2-like isoform X4 — translation MLDWNDEDRQQAGDKIWAELNGNEDPAPPNDTKNDGTLVFAGYQKKNDNEAATVPVLTEPTSDGPTEHPALQKQPTPLDMESWPDLPSLTTTLDRNDYIASTYLDFSSAPAVQKVAGISSVQLNGEPEVFGSEHDEKSNSFLDCNWGNIGDFDDFDRLFSNSEALFRDEVVVNGSNFLSTSSAVVNGTAQSIPSLRASFSKQPSSDSGSSSLLINDTLNGVAKQENEGDVQKRPTKSRRKPEERSKSKTSNTTSGFSQEHTIDSLHSLSKPPAQHVQTLQYTLLHDSKYMERFQHANQFKFPGYGYPAWPFPSIPLVSNIQAEGHQANPVAASCRTSVDSPKQSSSTEKPLMMTPQEKIEKLRRRQQRQALIAIQQQKQQFGQEGSGSSTLVAQAYSPRKKNPDYSSGIIDENAPQQTSAGHEEIQRESGIPDDPFLEEKIYYELKDALGKLDTSTRLSIRDSLLRLANSSSQRQIAGYRTISDNSKRGEDDITENGASNKRKRESRKERTIREIRKLRHDQKYLAGV, via the exons ATGCTTGACTGGAACGACGAGGACCGGCAGCAG GCAGGAGACAAAATATGGGCTGAACTCAATGGGAATGAAGACCCTGCGCCCCCCAATGATACTAAGAATGATGGTACATTAGTTTTTGCTGGATACCAGAAGAAGAATGATAACGAAGCAGCTACAGTTCCAGTCCTTACTGAACCTACTTCAGATGGTCCAACTGAACATCCGGCTTTACAAAAGCAACCTACACCACTTGACATGGAATCCTGGCCTGACCTGCCTTCTTTGACCACTACACTTGATAGGAACGATTATATAGCATCGACATATTTGGATTTCAGTTCTGCACCTGCTGTGCAGAAAGTCGCAGGAATCTCATCAG TGCAGCTGAATGGTGAGCCTGAAGTTTTTGGCAGTGAGCATGACGAGAAGAGTAACAGCTTTCTTGATTGTAACTGGGGTAATATtggagattttgatgattttgacCGCTTATTTAG CAACAGCGAAGCCTTATTTCGTGATGAGGTGGTTGTCAATGGCAGTAATTTTCTCTCCACGTCTTCAGCTGTGGTTAATGGTACTGCACAATCAATCCCGTCTCTG CGTGCATCGTTTAGTAAGCAACCATCTTCTGATAGTGGATCTTCTTCACTTCTTATTAATGATACTCTCAATGGGGTAGCCAAACAAGAAAACGAG GGAGATGTGCAGAAAAGGCCAACTAAATCACGGAGAAAACCAGAAGAAAGAAGCAAAAGTAAAACATCCAACACTACCAGTGGCTTTTCCCAAGAACACACAATAGACAGTTTGCATTCATTGTCCAAGCCTCCTGCACAGCATGTTCAAACTCTTCAATATACACTGCTCCACGATAGCAAGTACATGGAGAGATTTCAGCATGCTAATCAGTTTAAATTTCCTGGCTATGGATATCCTGCATGGCCATTTCCTAGCATTCCGTTGGTGTCAAATATTCAGGCTGAAGGCCATCAGGCAAATCCAGTGGCTGCAAGTTGCCGAACTTCAGTAGATTCCCCAAAGCAGTCAAGTTCAACAGAAAAACCACTGATGATGACACCCCAAGAAAAGATTGAAAAGCTTAGGCGCCGGCAACAACGGCAAGCCCTGATAGCTATTCAACAACAGAAGCAACAATTTGGTCAAGAGGGTTCTGGCAGCAGCACCTTGGTAGCTCAAGCATACTCTCCAAGGAAAAAGAATCCAGATTACAGTTCAGGTATCATAGACGAAAATGCACCACAGCAGACTTCAGCTGGCCATGAAGAGATTCAGAGGGAATCTGGAATCCCTGATGATCCCTTTCTGGAGGAAAAAATATATTATGAGCTTAAAGATGCACTTGGGAAG TTGGATACCAGCACTCGGCTCAGCATTCGAGACAGTTTGCTTCGTTTGGCTAATAGTTCCTCGCAGAGACAAATTGCTGGTTACAGAACTATCAGTGACAACTCAAAGAGAGGAGAAGATGATATTACAGAAAATGGCGCATCTAATAAGAGAAAAAG GGAAAGCCGAAA
- the LOC124666611 gene encoding PITH domain-containing protein 1-like, with product MACLHDHECESHNCAADWSLYNHVDIPKVVALNESVAGSVKSVFKPWEQRLETSGGFLESNEGDPELLVFIPFTSDVKIKSIAVVGGADGTSPSRMRAFINREGIDFSDAQNMQPVQEWELAENLRGVLEYQTRYSRFQGVANLTLHFPDNFGGDTTKIYYIGLRGEATQNKRDVVATIVYEVMPNPSDHKTKSETGGGFSHVE from the exons ATGGCGTGCCTGCACGACCACGAGTGCGAGTCTCACAACTGCGCCGCAGATTGGTCGCTCTACAACCACGTCGACATCCCCAAG GTGGTGGCTCTGAACGAATCTGTGGCTGGGAGCGTCAAATCGGTCTTCAAGCCGTGGGAGCAGCGCCTCGAGACTTCTGGG GGTTTTCTGGAGAGTAATGAGGGTGACCCTGAGTTGCTTGTTTTCATCCC ATTTACATCAGATGTTAAGATCAAGAGCATTGCTGTTGTCGGTGGTGCTGACGGGACAAGCCCTTCAAGAATGAGAGC GTTTATCAATAGAGAAGGTATTGACTTTTCTGATGCTCAAAACATGCAGCCCGTGCAG GAATGGGAGCTGGCAGAGAATTTGCGGGGAGTTCTTGAGTACCAAACAAG ATATTCAAGGTTCCAAGGTGTGGCCAACCTAACACTGCATTTCCCTGATAACTTTGGTGGCGATACAACTAAGATATATTACATAGGGTTGCGTGGTGAAGCCACTCAg AACAAAAGGGATGTCGTGGCCACAATTGTGTATGAAGTAATGCCCAATCCTTCTGATCACAA AACAAAATCTGAGACTGGAGGTGGTTTCTCACATGTTGAGTAG